The genomic segment GTCGCTGTGCTACCAGCTGCCGGCGCTGCTGCGCGAAGGCTGCGGCGTGGTGGTGTCGCCGCTGATCGCGCTGATGCGCGACCAAGTGGCAGGACTGCTGGAAAGCGGCGTGCGCGCCGCGGCGCTGAATTCGACGCTGTCCTACGACGAGGCCAACGAGATCGAGCGGCAACTCCTCAATGGCGAACTCGATCTGCTCTATGTCGCGCCCGAGCGATTGCTGACACCGCGCTGCCTCGGCCTGTTGGCGCGGGCGAAGATCGCGCTGTTTGCGATCGACGAGGCGCATTGCGTCTCGCAATGGGGCCACGACTTCCGGCCCGAATATGTCGGCCTCTCGGCGATCGCCGAGAAGTTTCCGAACGTGCCGCGGATCGCACTGACCGCGACCGCCGATGCGCTGACCCGCCGCGAGATCGCAGAGCGGCTGGCGCTGACGGACGCACCCTGCTTCGTCTCGAGCTTCGACCGGCCCAACATCCGCTACAGCATCGTCGACAAGCAGAACGCGCCGGCCCAACTCAAAGCCTTTATCGACGACCGCCATCGCGGCCATTCCGGTGTGGTGTATTGCCTGTCGCGGGCCAAGGTCGAGGACATCGCCGAGACGCTGAGCAGGTCCGGCCTCACCGCGCTGCCGTATCACGCCGGCCTCCCGGCCGAGATCCGCGCGCGCAATCAGGATCGCTTCCTCAACGAGGATGGTGTGGTGATCGTCGCCACCATCGCGTTCGGCATGGGCATCGACAAGCCGGACGTGCGCTTCGTCGCGCATCTGGATCTGCCCAAGAGCATCGAGGCCTATTACCAGGAGACCGGGCGCGCCGGCCGCGACGGCAAGCCGTCCGAGGCGTGGATGGCTTACGGGCTCAGCGACATCGTCCAGCAGCGCCGGATGATCGACGAGAGCAGCGGCTCCGACGCCTTCAAGCGGGTCTCGATGGGCAAGCTGGATGCGCTGGTGGGTCTCTGCGAATCCACCGGCTGTCGCCGCACCCGGCTGCTCGGCTATTTCGGCGAGACGGCGCAGCACGAGAGCTGCGGCAATTGCGACAACTGCCTCACCCCGCCGAAGGTGATCGACGGCACCGTGCCGGCGCAGAAGCTGTTGTCCTGCGCCTATCGCACCGGACAGCGGTTCGGCGCCCAGCACCTGATCGACGTGCTGCTCGGCCGGCTGACCGATCGCGTCACTCAATTCGGCCACGACAAACTGTCGGTTTTCGGTATCGGTGGCGAGTTTGGCGAGAAACAATGGCGCGCGGTGATCCGCCAACTGGTGTCGCTCGGCCATCTGGCACCGGACAGCGAGGCGTTCGGCGCCTTGAAGCTGACCGAGACTTCCCGGGCGGTGCTCAAGGGGGAAACCCAGGTAATGCTGCGCGAGCAGACCGGCCGGCCGCCGCGAGCAAAATCCCGCCGCGGCGATCTGGTCGGCGGCGCCCAGCGCGAGACCAGCGGCGATCCGGCGCTGTTCGCGGCCCTGAAGGCATGGCGATCTGAGGTGGCGAAGGCCCGCGGCGTGCCGGCCTATGTGGTACTGCACGATGCCACCCTCGATGGCCTTGCGGCCGCAAAGCCGCGGACACTGGACGAACTGCGCGGGATTGCTGGGATCGGTGACAAGAAGCTCGATCATTACGGCGCCGCGCTGCTGGCGGTGATCGGCGAACGGCGCTAGCCAACCAGGAATCGACTGGTCCGGATCCTGCAAAGCTTCACCTGACGGACTTCAGGAGGTGTCGCGATGCCGCTCTATGACTTCCATTGTAAGCAATGCGACAAAGACAGCGAATTGCTGGTCGGCTTCGACGACAAGCCGCCCTGCCCGGCCTGCGGCAGCCGGCGGATGGAGCGGCTGGTGTCGCGCCCGGCCCCGCCCGGCAAGAGCAAGAACGTGATGAAAGCCGCGCGCGCCCAGGCGGCGCGCGAGGGACATCTGTCGAATTTCAGCCGCAAGGAGCGCGGCCTCTAAAGGCCGTGCCTCCCGCGAACTGATCAATAGCCGCCGACTGCAGCGGCGGGCGCGTAGCCATAGCTGTCGTAACCGCGATCGACTGTGCCGTAGCGCGGGTTCATCACGCAACTGCCGCCCTGGCCGCTGGCCGTAAACCGGCACGACGAGAAGGTGGCGTAGTTGCAGTCGCCGGGGAAGCCCTGCTGCTTGCCCTGAATGCAGTACGGATATTCGACGCTTGCCGCTGCAGGCTGGGCGCCGATCAGTTGCGTTGCGCCGAACGCACCCAGCGCCATTGCCGCCAATGCCAGATATCTCATCTCGTTCTCCCTTGCTGTAACCGATGCGAGGACAGAACCGCAGCGTCCGACCGCCGTTCCGGAGCGGCTTTCACAAAAGCATCATTCACGCTGCGACGCGTCGCCGCCGGTTTCCCGATCGAGCATTGCGATCCGCGCATCCGGTGACGCCGGCCGGATCGATTGCGTGCCGCTGCGGCGGATGGCAAACCTTCCCATCATGCGGCTGCGTGCGAATTGCGCCACGCGGAACGCCAACAACAACGCGCCAGCACGCGCGGGACAAGGGGAGGACGAGACATGTCGCAGCTCATCGAGGCACCAGGCGTCGTGACGCCATTCGACGGAATGGACGTGCCGTGGCTGCTGAAACTGCACGCCGAGGCACGCCGCGAGCATCCGTTCGTGATCTGGTCGCCGTTCGACGGCCCGTCGCGAAGCTGGAGCTACGGCGAATTTCACGACCGCGTCGGCGCGCTCGCCGCGGGCCTGGCACGGCGCGGCATCAAGCAGGGCGACTACCTGCTGATTCATCTCGACAATTGCGTCGAATTCCTGCTCGCCTGGTTCGCCTGCACGGAGCTGGGAGCGATCGCGGTCACCACCAACACCCGCTCGGCCGCCGCGGAGATCGAATACTTCGCAGACCATTGCGGCGCGGTCGCCGCCATCACTCAGCCGGCCTATGCCGATCTGGTGGCCGCCAATTGCAAGAAGCTGAAATGGATGGCGGTGATCGGACACGATCCCGGCGCGGCGATCGCCGCGCAGCCGGTCGCAAAGGGCCACTCGTTCGACAGCCTGTTCGGCGACAGCGCCGACCGGCCGCGCCGCCCGACCGATCCGCTGGCGCCGTGCAGCGTGCAATACACCTCCGGCACCACGTCGCGGCCCAAGGCGGTGCTGTGGACCCACGCCAACGCACTGTGGGGCGCCAAGATCAACGCCGCACACCAAACGCTGCGCGCCGATGACGTGCATCTGTTGTATCTGCCGCTGTTCCACACCAATGCGCTGGCCTATTCGATGCTGTCGACGCTGTGGGTCGGCGGCACTGTCGTGGTCCAGCCGCGGTTCTCGGCGAGCCGCTTCTGGAAGGTCTCGCTGGAGCATGGCTGCACCTGGCTGTCGACGATCCCGTTCTGCATGAAGGCGCTGCTCGAGCACGAGATCCCGAAGGCGCATCGCTTCCGGCTGTGGGGCAGCGCGGTCGCCGAACCGCCGCCGTTCGCCTCGTTCGGCATCAAGATCATCGGCTGGTGGGGCATGACCGAGACCATCACCCACGGCATCATCGCAGAAGCCGATCAGCCCAACACGCCGATGTCGATCGGCCGCGCTGCGCCCGAATACGCGATCCGCATCGTCGGCGACGACGGCGCCCCGACACGCGTCGGCGACACCGGCAATCTGCTGATCAAAGGCGTGCCGGGACTGTCGCTGTTCAAGGAGTATCTCCACAACGAGGCGGCAACGCGCGACAGCTTCGACGAGCACGGTTACTTCATCACCGGCGACCGCGTCACACGGCTCGAGCACGGCGCGATTCGGTTCGGCGACCGCGCCAAGGACATGCTGAAGGTCGGCGGCGAGAACGTGGCGGCCTCCGAGATCGAGCAGGTGGTGATCACCGTGCCCGGCGTACGCGAGGCCGCGGTGGTGGCCAAGAAGCACCCGATGCTCGACGAAGTGCCGGTGGTGTTCGTGATTCCGCAAGGCGGCGTTGCCGCGGCGCCGCCGGATTTCGCCGACCGCATCACCGCCGCCTGCACGGCCGCGCTCGCGGACTTCAAGCGGCCGCGCGAAGTGCGGCTGGTCGACGACATGCCGCGCTCAACGCTGGAGAAGGTGGCGAAAGCCGAACTCCGCAAGATGTTGGCGGACTAATCATCCCCTCACGTTATTCCGGGGCGAGGCGCGAACCCGGAATCCGGAGTTGATGCAGACAGATTTCCGGGTTCGCGCTTCGCGCGTCCCGGAATCACCAGTTGGTATCAGCCGCCCATCGCGACCGGACGGAACGCCTGCAACAGGCGCTGATCGATCTTGCCGCCCATGTTTTCCATCGTGATGAAGGCCTGCAGCGGCGACATCGGCGTGTGGTTTTTGC from the Rhodopseudomonas palustris genome contains:
- the recQ gene encoding DNA helicase RecQ — its product is MIASVSRHTDDDLDARALSVLNHVFGLPSFRGQQEAIVRHIADGGDALVLMPTGGGKSLCYQLPALLREGCGVVVSPLIALMRDQVAGLLESGVRAAALNSTLSYDEANEIERQLLNGELDLLYVAPERLLTPRCLGLLARAKIALFAIDEAHCVSQWGHDFRPEYVGLSAIAEKFPNVPRIALTATADALTRREIAERLALTDAPCFVSSFDRPNIRYSIVDKQNAPAQLKAFIDDRHRGHSGVVYCLSRAKVEDIAETLSRSGLTALPYHAGLPAEIRARNQDRFLNEDGVVIVATIAFGMGIDKPDVRFVAHLDLPKSIEAYYQETGRAGRDGKPSEAWMAYGLSDIVQQRRMIDESSGSDAFKRVSMGKLDALVGLCESTGCRRTRLLGYFGETAQHESCGNCDNCLTPPKVIDGTVPAQKLLSCAYRTGQRFGAQHLIDVLLGRLTDRVTQFGHDKLSVFGIGGEFGEKQWRAVIRQLVSLGHLAPDSEAFGALKLTETSRAVLKGETQVMLREQTGRPPRAKSRRGDLVGGAQRETSGDPALFAALKAWRSEVAKARGVPAYVVLHDATLDGLAAAKPRTLDELRGIAGIGDKKLDHYGAALLAVIGERR
- a CDS encoding FmdB family zinc ribbon protein, which translates into the protein MPLYDFHCKQCDKDSELLVGFDDKPPCPACGSRRMERLVSRPAPPGKSKNVMKAARAQAAREGHLSNFSRKERGL
- a CDS encoding DUF3551 domain-containing protein, giving the protein MRYLALAAMALGAFGATQLIGAQPAAASVEYPYCIQGKQQGFPGDCNYATFSSCRFTASGQGGSCVMNPRYGTVDRGYDSYGYAPAAAVGGY
- a CDS encoding AMP-binding protein, which encodes MSQLIEAPGVVTPFDGMDVPWLLKLHAEARREHPFVIWSPFDGPSRSWSYGEFHDRVGALAAGLARRGIKQGDYLLIHLDNCVEFLLAWFACTELGAIAVTTNTRSAAAEIEYFADHCGAVAAITQPAYADLVAANCKKLKWMAVIGHDPGAAIAAQPVAKGHSFDSLFGDSADRPRRPTDPLAPCSVQYTSGTTSRPKAVLWTHANALWGAKINAAHQTLRADDVHLLYLPLFHTNALAYSMLSTLWVGGTVVVQPRFSASRFWKVSLEHGCTWLSTIPFCMKALLEHEIPKAHRFRLWGSAVAEPPPFASFGIKIIGWWGMTETITHGIIAEADQPNTPMSIGRAAPEYAIRIVGDDGAPTRVGDTGNLLIKGVPGLSLFKEYLHNEAATRDSFDEHGYFITGDRVTRLEHGAIRFGDRAKDMLKVGGENVAASEIEQVVITVPGVREAAVVAKKHPMLDEVPVVFVIPQGGVAAAPPDFADRITAACTAALADFKRPREVRLVDDMPRSTLEKVAKAELRKMLAD